The window CCAGTGGTCTCTAACCTGACCTGGGCTGATGCCTGCTCAgattcccaccccagccttctgCAGCTCTGGATGTGTTTCTGCCTCCAGGTCTGGGTGGTCAGAATGGATCCACGCCTGATGGCTCCACGCATTTCCCTTCGTGGTGAGTAAATCTGTCCATACCGCAACCCCATGCTTGGCATTCCAAGGACACTCCTGTGCTGGTGACAGAGAGGGGAGTTCTCAGGCTTTAAGCCCACCAGCttaatggcctttgcagcaagCTTCAAGTCTGCACGTAGAGCTCAGGCTTCAAGTTAGGGTGACACCAAGGTCTGGACAGTCCATCATCATGCTGTTCAGCAGCCTGTAGGATAGGTGGTGGTATTGTCATAATTTCAGAGAGATGAAATGACAGGTTTGTTGGATTCCACTCTGCACAATCCCCTCAGTTGGGAAGGCAGTAATCTCTGTCCTGAGCACATTGACCTCATCAGGGTCAGCCTCCTCTTCTGCAAAACATGCGCTCACTAATCAGGGCATTCATTCAGATAATCTCTGGGCCCCTATCACGTGATAGGGGCCACACGAGGCCCAGAGAACAAAGACAACCCGGGCCCTGCTCATGGGGAGCCAGGGATTTATTAGGGGAGGGCGGCAGTGCATGGGGcaagggtggtcagggaaggcttctcccAAGAAAGACACCTAAGCCGAGATCAAATGCCACAGGGTGACAAAGTGTACCAAGCAAAGGGAATGGATTGAGCAAGGCTAAGAGGGAAGAATACGGGTGACATATTAGAATAGGTAAGACTGTGATGCTGGAGCTTGAACGTGAGAGCTTGTTGGACCCTGGGAGCCATTGAAAGACTAACTCAGCAAGGCTGTGGTCTGATCTAATTTGCCTTTATAAATGCCTACTTCATGGCAAGTAGATAAAGGGGTCCAAGAGTTAGGGCTAGAGGTTAGAAAGGCTGCCACTGCCCAGGTTTCTGTCTTAGAGAAGAGGCCAGGccccatggctcatgcctgtaatcccagcactttgggaggctgagatgggcggatcacttgaggtcaggagtttgagactagcctggccaacatagggaaaccccgtctttactaaaaatagaaaaaattagctgggcatggtggcatacgcctgtaatcccagctactcgggaggctgaggcatgagaatcacttgaacccaggaggcagaggttgcagtgagcccagatcacgccactgcactccagactgggcatcagagtgagactctgtctcaaaaaaaataacaggccgggcatggtggctcacgcctgttcctagcactttgggagactgaggagggtagatcacctgaggccaggagtttgagaccagcctggccaacatggcgaaaccccgtcttcactaaaaatacaaaaactagctgggtgtggtggcgggcgcctgtaatcccagctacttgggaggctgaggcaggaaaattgcttgaacccgggaggtggaggctgcagtgagctgagatcttgccattgcaccccaacctgggcaacaagagtgaaactccgtctcaaaaaaagaaaagtaataacaatagtaataaataaaaagaataaaaaaactagagaaggatGGCAATGCCGTACTAACATGGAGAACCAGGAAGAAGAATGAGTCTGCAGGGAGAAGGTGCTGGGCCCAGGGTGGGCTGTGGGAGACCAGCAGAGAGGTCTAGATTGTTATGTGACCTTACTGAGCCTAGCTCAGCCCCCAAGAAGGAGCTTGGGAGAGCCAATTTCAGCAACTGTTCTGCCCATGGAATAAccactctctcttctctctctccatcactttcagggAAATGGCAGCAAACGAACCTCTCAAAACCCACAGAGAATAAGGGAAGGCAGCAGAGGGTCTCCAAGGGCATCACTGGGTCTGCTGGCTTCTACACTGGGTTCTGCTACTCCCCAGACCTCAGGGACAACTGCCGGGGGTTCAGGGTTGGTAGCAGGGAGTACCCAGTGCCTACAGGGCTGGGCCTCTTCTGCCTCTTAAGCCTGCTCCCTCACCCAGGCACTGGGCAAGTGAAGAGTTTGCCTGTACTCTTATCTGGGTGCCTTAAGGAGAGAGATTGTGTTCTTCCTCTCTCAGGGGTGATAACTCAGGAAGCCTCTGGGTTGGGAAGACCATCAGTTCTTTTGTCTTAGGTTTCTTTTCCTGTCCCTCTTCCATCCCCAAGATGTGACCCCATAAAAATTTTTCCtgagttggccaggcatggtggctcacgcctgtaatcccaacactttgggaggctgaggcaggcagatcacgaggtcaggagttcgagaccagcctgaccaacatggtgaaaaccccatctctactaaaaatacaaaaattagccgggtgtggtggcacacaccagtaatcccagctactcaggaggctgaagcaggagatttgcttgaacctgggaggcagaggttgcagtgagccaagattgcgccgttgtactccagcctgggcaacagagcaagacccatctcaaaaaaaaaatttttttcctgagaggAAGCCTGAGGTTGACCAGCTCTGGGGTTTGTAAGGCAGGTCTGTTTTCTCCTAGGCCCTGAGTTTTCTGAATCTctggttttgctttgttggcAAGGAGCCAGGGAATCCTGACCTGAGCCAGACCTTAAGCTCTATGGTTATTTAGCTGGCCATTCAGGTATAAGGCAGGGTGGTGTACCTGCTGGCACTATCCAGATGGAGGCACCAAACACCCACATACCTGGCCCAACCAGACTTCTCCCGTGAGCCAGGCAAAGGAAATTGTCATCTGCCAACTGTCCTACTCATATTCCTCTCAGTCCTTCTTGGGGGTAAGCTGATTACCTGAAGGACAGCTGAACCCCTGGGGTAGCCTCCTATCCACCACTGCTTAAGTGCCTATGGGAATGTGGGTCTGCACCTTGTCCCCTCATAGGATGGTACCAAGCATTTAGTGCACAGTGGCCCCATCATAGCCTGCAGCCTCATCATTTCCCATCTGGACCTGGTACAAATGCACGTCACAGGCTCAGCTCCTCCCCACTAGCATTTTCTCTACCTTCAAGAACCAGGCAGCCCTGCCATGTCACAATAGGCCAGGGGAGTTTCCAAAGATGTGGGTGGCAAATGCCCCTATAGAAACACCAGTACCTGAAAGCACTGTAGCCCTGGACCTGCCTCCTTCCCTCGGGGCCATACTTCTGTTTCCATCTGCTGGGCCACCAGCCACTTTAGTGACCCCTGCCTACTTCCTTCCTGTTGGATATCATACTTCCATCTGGCTGCCTTTGCTTAAGCCATCTTTGTGGTAGAGGGGCCCTGGAATTGCAGCTGTACTGAGGATGATGTTATTCACAGCCCCTGGCCCACCCACTAATACTACTGCACAGAGTCAGGATCTCACATTTCACCCCAGGCTCAACTGAGGATGTGGCTTATTAAACACGGAAGTGCATCGGTTGTTGTGGTTATTCAGACAGAACAAGGGTGTGCATGCACAGGGGCAGTGAGAGAGGGAACATCCTGGAAGCTGTTGCCCCTTGGGACCCAGATGCAATAACttgcagggaggggagaggtgaTGCAGCTCCCTGGAGGAGCAGGGATGGGGTGCCCAACAGGGGCAATATCTCCATTTTTATAGACTGGCCCCTTTCAAGGAGAACCTATTCCAAGCTTGTCTTGGAGGCCAGGAAGGCAGGCATTGGGTTGGCATTTCAGGAACCCTGTGAACAGAGAACAATGAAGCTAGAGACTGGCAAGTAAGAaggaagtttaatttttttttcaggattcaGTGGAGTCCATTAATGCATACCAGGGGCAAAGATCAGCCCAGGGTAAGGCAAGTCTGGGAGGAAGCCCACCCTGCCCTACAGCAGCCCTGGAACTCAGAATAGGTGGTGAGTCTGCCATGGTTTGCTACTGGGCAGCACACTAGACCAACTTGGGAATGTGGAAGAGTGAGTCTATGTTCCCTCAGCCATCCCCAAGTTTACACACAGGCATAGCAGCCCTACTGTGAGTCAGCAATCATTCCTGACTTGCAGTAAGGACAATTTGCATTTACGGAAAGCAAACTGGAGGGGGTAGCCTAAGTCCGCACTGCCCATGTTATTACCCTTTGCAATGTGAAAAACCATGGTGAGGTAGGTTGGGCAGGTTTTATCCTCTCCACAAAGGTGAGCCTTTGCTCCACAGCCAGCACCTGGCAGAGTGGGAGAGATGGCAGAACCAAAGCTTCTCATTACCCTCCAGCAGGCAAGAGTAGGTCAGTGGGATCATGGACTGAAACAAGACATTGTGTGAGCTGGTCCGTCACTCAGAAGCAGGGTCCTGAAGGAAGCTGGAATGGCATGAGTTAGGTGGGGGGAATAGGTGGTGTGGCCCCTCAACCAGACAATTAGAATCAGCCTCCACCTTAACTGCCCACCCCCAGTGagttctgcctcagcttcttgactAACCCCTTGTAGGGGCAAAACTCCTGGAAGGGACAGCCCCACCCTGAGCCAGCTTCACTTGAGGGTATAGTAGTTTGTGGGCACAAAGGGCATCTTGCTGACTACAGCCATCTGCTGCTTCCGCCGCACCTCTACCAGCAGCATTGTCCCTGGACGACTGTACTCGCAGGGCACATAACCCATCGCCACATTCTTCTTCAGAGAGGGGGAGGGGCAGCCACTAGTCACAGTACCTGTCAAGCAAGCATAAGCCACGCATCAGCACCACCCTGCCAGTGCCCCCACCCTCCTGGGAAGAGACAAGGGTTTCCCAGCTTCCCTGGTCCACCTACCAATCTTGGTACCCTCCATGTTCAGGATGGGACTGTGTGCCCGCATGGGGGCCCCCTCACACATCAACCCCACACGCCTCCGCTGCACCCTGCCCTTCAGCTGGGGAACAATGACCTTGGCTCCAGGGAAGTCCATAGCAGCTCGGCGGCGCTTCCCTGGAGAATGACACATGAGACATAAGCCACAGCCCATAGAAGCCCTGGCCACAGGAGGTCCTTATGAGGTCCTCAAGTAACACACTATCTAGCATCAAGGCCCCTTTGCTTGGGCTACTCCAGGCTCTATTCCTCCCTTCACTGCCGTCAGCCAACCAACCACCTCCTATCCCCTGGAGGCCATGCTGCCCACCTGCCGAGcgtcttcagtttcttttttttttttttgagatggagtcactctgtcgcccaggcctagaatgcagtggcacgatctcagctcactgcaaactctgcctcccaggttcaagcaatttacctgcctcagtctcccgagtagctgggataacaggcacccgccaccacgcctggctaatttttatattttcagtagagacggggtctcaccatgttggccaggctattctcgaattcctgacctcatgatccacccaccttggcctcccaaagtgctgggattacaggtgtgagccaccatgcccggcagcatcttcagtttcttttttttttttttttttttttttgagacggggtctcgctctatcgccctggctggaggtgcagtggcgcaatctcggctcactgcaaactccgccgcccaggttcatgccattctcctgcctcagcctcccgagtagctgggactacaggcgcccgccacaatgcccagctaattttttttttgtatttttagtagagacggggtttcaccatgttagccaggatggtcttgatctcctgacctcgtgatccacccgcctcggcctcccaaagtgctgggattacagatgtgagccaccgcatccggccaacATCTGCAGTTTCTAATGGGCAAAGGCACAGTGGCACCTTCAGGGAAGGGAGGCTCAGGAAGGCTTCAGGCTACATAACCTTTGGATGAGTCATGGGCTGGCTAGTCTTATCAAGGGTCACCCTGACCTCCAGGACCCTATCCTTTAGTGCTGGCCCAGCTCACCCAGTGTCCAACTGAGGCTGCCCTCCACAGGTGTAGTGTGTTCATCAATGTCATTCCCATACAGGCAGAGGCCTGCCTCCAGGCGCAGGCTGTCCCTGGCTGCCAGCCCTGCCAGCTTCACCTCTGGGTTTTTCAGAATAGCTGTTGCCAGGTGAACTGCCCCCGCTACCGGCACCGAGATCTGTATGAAACACCAGAGGGCAGATGGGAAGCTCCCTGTACCACATACCCCCAACCCCTCACATGCATCCTGTGCCCTGTACTGCCCCCACACCACTTCTTGACACACCTCCACACCATCCTCTCCTGTGTAGCCACAGCGGGTCACGCGGCAGCCAGACACGCCAAACACCTCCATCACAGCACTGGTCATGAAGGGCAGTTTCCTCAGGTCATCTGCCACGCCGGCCTGTAGTACCTGGGCTGCAGTGGGGCCTGGGCCCAGGGAGCCAGTGACCAAGTATCCAGGTCCCAGCATCCCTCAAAGCTGGACTAAAGCCTTATTCAGGGACCAGAACAAGCCCTGAGCATGTCTTACTCTGCAAGTGGGAGAAGATGCCCTTGTCCCTAGCCCATGGAGCCTTGTGGTAGGTAGGAGGAGGGCAAGatacaaaacttaaaattatggcACACAAATATCACACCTTCCACACATTCTTCTTGGTATGGCCTCTGTGCTAAGCAGTCAATGAAGCCAGGAAGGCAAAGGTTGGCTCcaaccccagcccagccctctcaCCTTGCAGAGCTAGCAGGGCATTATCCAACACCTCCAGGCCCACATCTCTGCCCTGGTTCTGAAGCTCCCTGACCTTGTCCTAAAAGACAGAAACACAAGAGCATCTGGGGCCACTTACTGAGCAGCTACCATGGGCTGGACGCTGCAGAGCTGGACAGTAGTAGGAcagtggagaggaggaggaggagggaggaaaaaaaaaggtagtagGCTGGTTCCCATCTTacaaggtcacatagctactaAGTGATAGAGATGACCCAAGCCCAGTTCTGCCACCTCACACCAGAGGGGCCAAGACCCCCTCCCCATGCCTGGTAATCCCCCACCACCAAACCCTGGCGTGCTCCAGAGAGGGCCTGCTCTTGAGTCTCATAGCTGTTCATTCACTGAAAGAGCCATTTTCCAGGTCCCTTGTCTGTGCCAACCCTGTCTTGGACAACAAGGATACTGCTCTATGAACAAGGAAGACAAGGTGTCTAGAACACAGAGGGGGTATACCTGCATGAGGGCCAAATCTTTCTCCCAGCAGCCAGCGTTGGACACCACATACAGGTGGCCCTCAGAAGTATTGGTTACAATCAAGTCATCTAAGATGCCTCCAGCCTCGTTGGTAAACAGCGACAGTGTCCCCTAGGACCAAAGTGGAGCGTTTTGGCTTCCAGGTCCAGGAGGGCAAGGCCAAGGGTGAGCCAGACACAACCCTGGACCCACTTAGTTACCAAAAGGTTATGAACCCTAATGTGAAGGACTCAGGGTGTGCAAGGTACAAGTCTGGGCCCAAGTCCAAGGTCTTTGATCCTCATGCATCAAGTAAGTTTTCATCCCCTCCCTACCTTGGGGTGCTTCCCTGATCTGGTGCAACCTCTGCACCCCTCCCCACTCTGTACTGAGAGTCCCATCTGACACTTAATCTATGACACCTAGGACCTGCTGCTTCACCTACCCAAACCTGGGACGACTTAGCCCATGTGGCAACCCACAGGACAAAAGCTTCAAAGGTCATCTTGATGATCGCAGGCTCTCCTAAGTACTCCATAGCAATGCCCCCAAAAAACTTCCTTAGCCTCCCCACTGGATGGACAAAAAGCCTGAGGTTGAGGGGGTCacatgaatcacctggggatcttgttaaaatgaaggttctgattcagcaggtctgcaGCAGTGCCTGAGACTATATTCCTAACAAGCTCCAAAGATGCTGGTTTAGAGACCacactttgttgttgttatttttctttttagactgagtctcactctgttgcccaggccagagtgcagtggtgcaacctcagcttgctgcaacctcagcctcccgagtagctgggactacaagcacgcgccaccacgcccggctaatttttgtgtttttagtagaaacgaggttttgccatgttggccaggctggtctcgaactcctgacctcaggtgatccacccgccttggcctccccaagtgccaggattacaggtgtttgagTCACGTCGCCTGGCCAGGGACCACATGTTGAATAGAGAGGGGTTAAGCAGAAGGGATGGCCAGAGAGCAGCATATTAACCTTGGTTTCTGGCCTCCTAGCCTGATGTAGTAAGACTGGGATATTCCCCTCCCTACAAATGTCTGTGTCTCTGGAAATGACTCAGGGATTCTGTCCAAGACTGCAAGCCCTGAGAAGCTGTGTTTGACTCATCTCTGTGCCCCTAAGCCTGAGGTAGGGACTCAGCCCATTTGCTGGCTCATGACTAAGAAAACTcatagagcagaaataaaagggCCCACCTGGTTTGGTCTTAGCTCTGCAATGTCTCCAACCACTAGACTCTCCATCAGCTTCACCCGGTCAC is drawn from Homo sapiens chromosome 3, GRCh38.p14 Primary Assembly and contains these coding sequences:
- the AMT gene encoding aminomethyltransferase, mitochondrial isoform 3 precursor (isoform 3 precursor is encoded by transcript variant 3); its protein translation is MQRAVSVVARLGFRLQAFPPALCRPLSCAQTKILGSDRVKLMESLVVGDIAELRPNQGTLSLFTNEAGGILDDLIVTNTSEGHLYVVSNAGCWEKDLALMQDKVRELQNQGRDVGLEVLDNALLALQGPTAAQVLQAGVADDLRKLPFMTSAVMEVFGVSGCRVTRCGYTGEDGVEISVPVAGAVHLATAILKNPEVKLAGLAARDSLRLEAGLCLYGNDIDEHTTPVEGSLSWTLGKRRRAAMDFPGAKVIVPQLKGRVQRRRVGLMCEGAPMRAHSPILNMEGTKIGTVTSGCPSPSLKKNVAMGYVPCEYSRPGTMLLVEVRRKQQMAVVSKMPFVPTNYYTLK
- the AMT gene encoding aminomethyltransferase, mitochondrial isoform 4 precursor (isoform 4 precursor is encoded by transcript variant 4), with protein sequence MQRAVSVVARLGFRLQAFPPALCRPLSCAQEVLRRTPLYDFHLAHGGKMVAFAGWSLPVQYRDSHTDSHLHTRQHCSLFDVSHMLQTKILGSDRVKLMESLVVGDIAELRPNQGTLSLFTNEAGGILDDLIVTNTSEGHLYVVSNAGCWEKDLALMQDKVRELQNQGRDVGLEVLDNALLALQGPTAAQVLQAGVADDLRKLPFMTSAVMEVFGVSGCRVTRCGYTGEDGVEISVPVAGAVHLATAILKNPEVKLAGLAARDSLRLEAGLCLYGNDIDEHTTPVEGSLSWTLGKRRRAAMDFPGAKVIVPQLKGRVQRRRVGLMCEGAPMRAHSPILNMEGTKIGTVTSGCPSPSLKKNVAMGYVPCEYSRPGTMLLVELPSGPCF
- the AMT gene encoding aminomethyltransferase, mitochondrial isoform 1 precursor (isoform 1 precursor is encoded by transcript variant 1); the encoded protein is MQRAVSVVARLGFRLQAFPPALCRPLSCAQEVLRRTPLYDFHLAHGGKMVAFAGWSLPVQYRDSHTDSHLHTRQHCSLFDVSHMLQTKILGSDRVKLMESLVVGDIAELRPNQGTLSLFTNEAGGILDDLIVTNTSEGHLYVVSNAGCWEKDLALMQDKVRELQNQGRDVGLEVLDNALLALQGPTAAQVLQAGVADDLRKLPFMTSAVMEVFGVSGCRVTRCGYTGEDGVEISVPVAGAVHLATAILKNPEVKLAGLAARDSLRLEAGLCLYGNDIDEHTTPVEGSLSWTLGKRRRAAMDFPGAKVIVPQLKGRVQRRRVGLMCEGAPMRAHSPILNMEGTKIGTVTSGCPSPSLKKNVAMGYVPCEYSRPGTMLLVEVRRKQQMAVVSKMPFVPTNYYTLK
- the AMT gene encoding aminomethyltransferase, mitochondrial isoform 2 precursor (isoform 2 precursor is encoded by transcript variant 2), which produces MQRAVSVVARLGFRLQAFPPALCRPLSCAQEVLRRTPLYDFHLAHGGKMVAFAGWSLPVQYRDSHTDSHLHTRQHCSLFDVSHMLQTKILGSDRVKLMESLVVGDIAELRPNQDKVRELQNQGRDVGLEVLDNALLALQGPTAAQVLQAGVADDLRKLPFMTSAVMEVFGVSGCRVTRCGYTGEDGVEISVPVAGAVHLATAILKNPEVKLAGLAARDSLRLEAGLCLYGNDIDEHTTPVEGSLSWTLGKRRRAAMDFPGAKVIVPQLKGRVQRRRVGLMCEGAPMRAHSPILNMEGTKIGTVTSGCPSPSLKKNVAMGYVPCEYSRPGTMLLVEVRRKQQMAVVSKMPFVPTNYYTLK